From Brassica oleracea var. oleracea cultivar TO1000 chromosome C3, BOL, whole genome shotgun sequence, a single genomic window includes:
- the LOC106332899 gene encoding peroxidase 69, which yields MGRGYNLLSILVTFLVLVAAVTAQGNRGSSRGGGGRRPRVGYYGNRCRNVESIVASVVRAHVRSNPANAPGILRMHFHDCFVRGCDGSVLLAGDTSERTAVPNRSLRGFDAIEEAKARLEVACPRTVSCADILTLAAREAVVLTGGQGWRVPLGRLDGRISQASDVILPGPFDPVDKQKRDFAAKTLNTIDLVTLVGGHTIGTAGCGLVRGRFFNFNGTGQPDPSINPRFVPLVQNRCPLTGDASARVVLDDGSVGRFDTSFLRNVRSSRVVLQSDLVLWRDPETRAIIERLLGLRRPSLRFGTEFGKSMVKMSLIDVKTGSDGEIRRVCSRVN from the exons ATGGGTCGTGGTTATAACTTACTATCCATTCTAGTAACGTTTTTAGTATTGGTTGCAGCTGTAACTGCACAAGGAAATCGTGGTTCAAGCCGTGGAGGTGGTGGTCGAAGACCACGTGTTGGGTATTATGGCAATAGATGCCGGAACGTAGAGTCCATCGTGGCTTCGGTGGTTCGAGCACATGTCCGGTCCAACCCGGCTAATGCACCCGGGATTTTGCGTATGCATTTTCACGATTGCTTTGTTCGTGGCTGCGATGGCTCAGTTCTCCTCGCTGGTGATACTAGCGAGAGAACCGCCGTTCCAAACCGTTCATTGAGAGGGTTTGACGCTATTGAAGAAGCTAAGGCTAGGCTTGAGGTTGCTTGTCCTAGAACTGTTTCTTGCGCTGATATCCTCACCCTTGCTGCACGCGAAGCTGTTGTTTTG ACCGGTGGTCAAGGGTGGCGAGTGCCATTGGGACGTCTGGACGGCCGAATCTCACAAGCCTCGGACGTGATCTTACCCGGACCATTCGACCCCGTCGACAAGCAGAAGCGAGACTTCGCTGCTAAAACTCTCAACACAATAGACCTCGTAACCCTTGTTG GCGGACACACAATAGGAACTGCTGGTTGCGGTTTGGTAAGAGGCAGGTTTTTTAACTTCAACGGCACAGGACAACCCGACCCATCAATCAATCCGAGGTTCGTACCATTGGTTCAGAATCGATGCCCTCTAACCGGAGACGCATCAGCCCGAGTCGTCTTAGACGATGGTAGTGTTGGCAGGTTTGACACGTCGTTCCTAAGGAACGTGAGGTCAAGCCGTGTAGTTCTCCAATCCGACCTAGTCTTATGGAGGGACCCCGAGACTCGAGCCATCATAGAACGGTTATTAGGTTTACGCCGACCATCACTGAGGTTTGGAACAGAGTTCGGGAAGTCGATGGTCAAGATGAGTCTTATAGACGTTAAGACAGGATCAGATGGGGAGATTCGTAGGGTTTGCTCTAGGGTCAACTGA
- the LOC106332204 gene encoding peroxidase 71, which yields MNFVRSLCVFITFLSCIVISVHGQAAARPGPGSGTRIGFYSTTCPNAETIVRNAVTAGFSSNSRIAPGILRMHFHDCFVQGCDGSILITGTNTERTAVPNLNLRGFEVIDNAKTQLEAACPGVVSCADILALAARDSVVLTRGTSWPVPTGRRDGRVSLASNANNLPGPGDSVAVQQQKFSALGLSTRELVVLVGGHTIGTAGCATFRNRLFNSTTGPADPTIDPTFLAQLQTQCPQNGDASVRVDLDTGSAATFDTSYFNNLSRGRGVLQSDQVLWTDPATRPIVQQLMSPRSTFNADFARAMVRMSNIGVLTAASGEIRRVCSAVN from the exons ATGAATTTTGTTAGATCATTGTGCGTTTTCATTACCTTCCTCAGTTGTATAGTCATCTCGGTCCATGGCCAAGCTGCCGCAAGGCCCGGTCCTGGTTCTGGCACGAGGATAGGGTTTTACTCAACCACATGTCCTAACGCCGAAACCATTGTCCGAAACGCCGTGACAGCTGGATTCAGCTCTAACTCTAGAATCGCACCAGGAATACTAAGAATGCATTTCCACGACTGCTTCGTCCAAGGCTGTGACGGTTCCATCCTTATAACGGGAACTAACACCGAGAGAACAGCCGTTCCGAACCTCAACCTCCGTGGATTTGAAGTCATAGACAACGCCAAAACCCAGCTCGAAGCTGCTTGCCCTGGCGTCGTCTCTTGTGCTGATATTTTAGCTTTAGCCGCTCGTGACTCCGTTGTCCTC ACAAGAGGAACAAGTTGGCCCGTACCAACTGGACGTAGAGATGGTCGAGTTTCTTTGGCTTCGAACGCTAATAATCTCCCTGGTCCCGGTGATTCCGTCGCCGTTCAACAACAGAAGTTCTCCGCTTTGGGACTCAGTACCCGCGAGCTCGTCGTCCTGGTCG GAGGACACACGATCGGAACAGCGGGATGCGCTACATTCAGGAACAGACTATTCAACAGCACCACAGGCCCTGCCGATCCAACCATTGACCCGACGTTTTTGGCGCAGCTTCAGACACAATGTCCCCAAAACGGTGATGCCAGCGTACGCGTTGATCTCGACACCGGAAGTGCAGCCACTTTTGACACTTCCTATTTCAACAACCTAAGCCGTGGCCGTGGAGTCCTCCAATCCGACCAGGTCCTCTGGACCGACCCCGCAACTAGACCCATTGTGCAACAGTTGATGAGTCCTAGAAGCACCTTCAACGCTGATTTTGCCAGGGCAATGGTTAGGATGAGTAATATTGGTGTACTTACTGCGGCTAGTGGAGAAATTCGTAGGGTTTGCTCCGCGGTTAATTAA
- the LOC106333319 gene encoding peroxidase 70 → MASVTNFNPHGVFLPLFLVLAATATATTRPYPFLPRPRVGYYGSACWNVESIVRSVVQSNYFTNPANAPGILRMHFHDCFVRGCDGSILLDGPDSEKTAIPNQSLRGFNVIEEAKTQLEIACPLTVSCADILALAARDFVVLTGGPWWPVPLGRLDGRVSLASNVDLPEPTDSVAVQKQRFAAKYLNTQDLVVLAAGHTIGTVGCGVFRDRFFNYKNTGSPDPTINPNFVPQIQSQCPLNGNAATRVTLDLGSEGQFDTSYLNNLRFGRGVLESDQFLWNDPETRSIVERLLGLRFPFLPSGPEFARSMSKMSLTEVKTGLDGEIRSVCSAIN, encoded by the exons ATGGCAAGTGTTACTAATTTTAACCCCCACGGCGTCTTCTTACCGTTATTCCTTGTCCTGGCAGCAACAGCAACCGCAACCACAAGACCATACCCATTCCTCCCAAGGCCACGGGTCGGGTATTACGGTAGTGCATGCTGGAATGTAGAATCGATAGTGCGGTCCGTGGTCCAGTCTAATTATTTCACAAATCCAGCCAATGCTCCGGGCATTTTGCGTATGCATTTTCACGATTGTTTCGTCCGTGGCTGCGACGGTTCCATTCTCCTCGACGGACCTGACTCTGAGAAAACGGCGATTCCAAATCAATCGCTGAGAGGGTTTAACGTTATCGAAGAAGCTAAGACTCAGCTTGAGATCGCGTGTCCTCTAACAGTCTCTTGTGCTGATATTCTCGCACTAGCTGCTCGTGACTTCGTCGTTCTG ACAGGTGGACCATGGTGGCCAGTTCCATTGGGACGACTCGATGGTAGGGTTTCCTTAGCCTCGAATGTTGATTTGCCGGAACCTACTGACTCAGTTGCGGTGCAGAAGCAGAGGTTCGCTGCGAAATATCTTAACACCCAAGATCTAGTTGTCCTTGCTG CCGGACACACGATAGGAACGGTGGGGTGTGGTGTGTTTAGGGATAGATTCTTCAACTACAAAAACACAGGAAGTCCTGACCCAACCATCAACCCAAATTTCGTCCCTCAGATCCAATCTCAATGTCCTCTCAACGGCAACGCCGCTACTCGTGTCACGCTGGACCTGGGAAGTGAAGGCCAGTTCGACACTTCGTACCTTAACAACTTGAG GTTTGGTCGAGGTGTCCTTGAGTCTGATCAGTTCCTATGGAATGATCCCGAGACTCGTTCCATCGTGGAGCGGTTGCTGGGACTACGGTTTCCGTTTTTGCCGTCTGGACCCGAGTTTGCTAGGTCGATGTCTAAGATGAGTCTGACGGAGGTCAAGACGGGTTTGGATGGGGAGATTCGTAGTGTTTGTTCTGCGATCAATTGA
- the LOC106330511 gene encoding uncharacterized protein LOC106330511, which translates to MERNQRQARAIGTYDQPNIHGSRLGITAVENNNFEIKSSLINMIENNKYHGLALEDPLDHLDQFDKYCGFSKTNGVSEDAFKLRLFPFSLGEKAHTWEKNFLSDYITTWNECKTTFLNKFFSSSRTAKLRNEISGFQQRNLEGFSEAWERFRSCWSQCLHHGFTKESLLSTFYRGVLPKFRSQLDTGSNGFFLGRTEEDAEKLVENMAHSDSVYNDEHDRSNRGSGGDDQNTRKELKALQDKLDNLLSDRAKQEKVNSIGEQKQEGIDVVNEVDGLEGQEELCFVNANETWYKKEPKFQYHNNYQQKLFYNNQQGGCQSTQGQVGSSTSSPQESSINTMLKQILESQNNTAKSIGDELKILHTKIDGNYNDLNNNLPLCLQPPSVQWDLYQGNQSRIPKIIAMRVTAQAELKVAAEILKRDEHKAEKQVEREAVQKLKEVKLEGTTEVEHSPYDNLPFPQRVLTKAQKKVISKFRNDMSAVGIKLPEISHMRDAHVQMMLIKDILAHKEEVAELLDISTFQLDPPSLGIENMEPNISLLMFGDSSSTTPIGLIKDFALKIGACTMSIDLTVLKMATEKIVLLILSTPFLTTVGACIDFANEKVTLLNVNKAISYPIKSPMMNVEYCGTITYGEPSIEKLKGEVIEGVSRAIEATHDKKKMMKEPHPTSVEKYSHILTLHQIKFKDGVIEYKIKCKGRSKLFSGARAIITPQLQDDPLKLQELLSQVLTITLEGGKDPPSPFST; encoded by the exons ATGGAAAGGAATCAGCGCCAAGCTAGAGCTATTGGTACCTATGATCAACCCAATATACATGGGAGTAGGCTGGGGATCACAGCTGTGGAGAACAACAACTTTGAGATCAAATCCAGCTTGATCAACATGATAGAGAACAACAAGTATCATGGTCTTGCTTTGGAGGATCCACTTGATCACTTGGATCAATTTGACAAGTACTGTGGCTTTTCAAAAACAAATGGTGTTTCTGAAGATGCCTTCAAGCTGAGATTGTTTCCATTTTCTTTGGGAGAAAAAGCTCACACATGGGAGAAGAACTTTCTAAGTGATTATATCACGACTTGGAATGAATGCAAGACAACCTTCCTCAACAAGTTCTTCTCTAGCTCAAGGACTGCCAAGCTTAGGAATGAGATCTCTGGGTTTCAACAGAGGAATCTTGAAGGTTTTAGTGAAGCATGGGAAAGGTTCAGAAGCTGCTGGTCTCAATGCCTACATCATGGTTTCACCAAGGAGAGTCTGCTCAGTACCTTTTATAGAGGAGTTTTACCTAAGTTCAGAAGCCAGCTGGATACTGGTAGCAATGGGTTCTTCTTGGGGAGAACTGAAGAAGATGCTGAGAAACTTGTTGAGAACATGGCTCATAGTGATTCAGTCTACAATGATGAGCATGATAGAAGCAACAGAGGCAGTGGAGGAGATGATCAGAACACAAGGAAAGAGTTGAAGGCTTTACAAGACAAGTTGGATAATCTTCTCTCAGATAGAGCTAAACAAGAGAAGGTGAACTCTATTGGTGAGCAGAAACAAGAGGGGATTGATGTGGTTAATGAAGTTGATGGTCTAGAAGGTCAAGAAGAGTTGTGCTTTGTGAATGCTAATGAGACATGGTACAAGAAGGAGCCTAAATTTCAGTACCACAACAACTACCAACAAAAGCTCTTCTACAACAACCAGCAAGGTGGTTGCCAATCTACACAAGGCCAAGTTGGGTCTTCCACTTCTTCCCCTCAAGAAAGTAGCATCAATACTATGTTGAAGCAAATCTTGGAGTCTCAGAATAACACTGCAAAGAGCATTGGAGATGAATTGAAGATTCTCCACACCAAGATTGATGGGAACTACAATGACCTCAACAACAA TTTGCCTCTATGCCTTCAACCTCCAAGCGTCCAATGGGATCTCTACCAGGGAAATCAGAGCAGAATCCCAAAGATTATTGCAATG AGAGTTACGGCACAAGCTGAACTGAAGGTTGCAGCAGAGATTCTGAAGAGAGATGAGCACAAGGCTGAAAAACAAGTTGAAAGAGAGGCTGTGCAGAAGCTAAAGGAAGTTAAGTTGGAAGGAACCACTGAGGTTGAGCATTCACCTTATGATAATCTCCCATTTCCACAAAGGGTCCTCACCAAAGCTCAAAAGAAGGTGATCTCCAAGTTCAGAAATGACATGAGTGCTGTAGGAATCAAGCTTCCAGAGATCTCACATATGCGTGATGCTCATGTCCAAATGATGCTCATCAAAGACATTCTAGCTCACAAAGAAGAAGTAGCAGAGCTTCTTGACATCTCTACTTTTCAGCTTGATCCACCA AGTCTTGGGATTGAAAACATGGAGCCAAACATATCCTTACTAATGTTTGGGGACTCCTCTTCTACAACTCCAATTGGTCTCATCAAGGATTTTGCTTTGAAGATTGGAGCTTGCACCATGTCTATTGATCTCACTGTTTTGAAGATGGCAACTGAGAAGATAGTCCTATTGATCCTTAGCACACCATTTCTCACAACAGTAGGAGCTTGCATTGACTTTGCCAACGAGAAGGTCACACTCCTCAATGTGAACAAAGCTATCTCCTACCCAATCAAGTCTCCAATGATGAATGTTGAGTATTGTGGAACCATTACTTATGGAGAACCTTCCATTGAGAAGCTCAAGGGTGAAGTGATT GAGGGGGTGAGTAGAGCCATAGAGGCTACTCATGACAAGAAGAAGATGATGAAAGAACCTCACCCTACTTCTGTTGAAAAATATTCACACATTCTCACTCTTCACCAAATAAAGTTCAAAGATGGAGTGATTGAGTACAAGATCAAGTGCAAGGGAAGGTCTAAGTTATTCTCAGGTGCAAGAGCCATCATAACTCCTCAGCTCCAAGATGATCCACTCAAGCTTCAAGAGCTCCTCTCTCAGGTCCTCACCATCACTCTTGAAGGTGGGAAGGATCCTCCTTCTCCGTTCTCCACTTGA